One stretch of Acanthochromis polyacanthus isolate Apoly-LR-REF ecotype Palm Island chromosome 16, KAUST_Apoly_ChrSc, whole genome shotgun sequence DNA includes these proteins:
- the si:ch211-57i17.5 gene encoding usherin, with translation MKMEDAPEGKLDPADDTPPPGELGMLSVNALRRSVSQVMDGKSLTVDDDVWDPNVSGHDSGMFMDDEEFVDTIKGFSTVRKEHTMFTDTNL, from the exons ATGAAGATGGAG GACGCACCGGAGGGTAAACTAGATCCTGCTGATGACACCCCTCCTCCAGGTGAACTGGGCATGCTCAGTGTGAACGCCCTGAGACGCAGCGTCAGCCAGGTGATGGACGGGAAGTCTCTGACCGTAGACGACGACGTCTGGGACCCAAACGTCTCCGGCCACGACAGTGGGATG TTTATGGACGATGAGGAGTTTGTCGACACCATTAAAGGCTTCAGCACCGTGAGGAAGGAACACACCATGTTCACCGACACCAACCTGTGA